Genomic segment of Truepera radiovictrix DSM 17093:
CTTCAGAGCGGCGTTCACGGCCCTGACGGCGCCGGGGAGGTCCCAGCGGGCCTTGTCGCGTTCGCCGACCCGGTTGCTGACGCCGCGCACCTCGGCGAAGGGCACCTTGAGAGCGGCGCAGACCTGCGCGGCGGCGGCGCCCTCCATCGACTCGATGGCGGCGCCGAAGCGCGCGTAGAGGCGCGCTGCGGCCCCAAAGCTGCCCGTGACGCACTCCGAGGTGCCGAAAAGGACGCGCGGCGCGCGCGCCGCTTCGGCGAGGGCGGCGCTCAGCGCGAGGTCGGTGGGGAAGTGGTTGAAGCGGGGTGGGGGACCCGGCAAGAGGGGGAAACCGAGCGCCTCCATGTCCTGCCAGCCGCGCTCTAGTTGCACGCCGGTGTCCATGTGCACCTCGCCGCTCGCGACCGCGACCCCCCCGAGGGGGAGGCCAGAGGCGGCGAACGCCCCGCCGACGCCGAACTGCACGACGGCCTCGGGGGCGAGCTGCTGCAGGGCCAAAGCGAGCCCGGCGGCGGTGTTGACCTTGGCGACCCCCAGGTGGGCGAGGTAGAGCCCACCCGGCAGCGCGTAGAGCTCGCCTAGCGGGAAAGGGCGCGCCCGCCAGGGGAGTGCCTTGAGCGGCGCGGCCTCGAGCGCGGTCGCCGTGATCAGGAGCGTAGACACCAGACCTCGAGACCGCTCGCCGCTAGAGCTTCACGGTTGACACGGTCGCAGCGAACACGGTTGAACAGGTAGGTGAACAGGTAGGCGCGCAGACCGCGCGCGTCCGCTTCGAACGCGAGGCGCGCGGTGAGCGCCGCGCGGGCTTCGTCGCTAGCGGCCTCGAGGATAGGAGCGCAGAGCATGCCAGCTGCGCTGAGCGTCACCATCGCGCCGACCGGCCGGTCGCGGTAGGCTACGAAGGCCTCGAGGTCTGCCCCTTGCTGCAGCGCCCGCGCGGCGGTCTGTGCCGCGGCGGCGCCGTAGGGGGGGAGGCCGTAGACGGCTGCGAGCACCTCGCCGAGGGCGCGCGCCTGTGCCCAGCTCACCTGTTCGGTGATGATCTCGCCCGCCGTCGGGGGCGCGGTGGGCGCTTCGAGGGGCTGCCAGGAAAGGCGCGCCCAGCGGGTAAAACCGGCCCCCCGCAGCGCCCCCGATAGGTCGCTCTGGGAAAGACCGGCGTCGAGCACGACCGACGCGTCTACCCCCTGCGCCGCGTAAAAGGCGGGCGCGCGGGCGACCGCGTCGGCGTCGGGGTACCAGAGGGCGTTGGCGAGGACGAAGGGGGCGAGCGTGTTGACGAGCGCGCGCCCCCTTCCGAGCGCCTCGCTGCGCTGCGCGAAGCGCTCCCAGAACCCGAACGCCAGCGCGTAGGGGGGGGGTTCAAGCAGCCGTCGGCTCCGGCATGTCGAGAAGCGCCCTGACGTAGGCCGCCGCGTCGTAGGGTTGCAGGTCTTCGGCCTTCTCCCCGACGCCGATGAACTTGATCGGCAGCCCCAACTCGCGCACGATGGGGAGCAGGATACCGCCCTTGGCGGTGCCGTCGAGTTTGGTGACGATCACGCCCGTGAGCCCGACCGCCTCGTGAAACTTCTTGGCCTGCGCGAGCCCGTTCTGGCCGGTCACCGCGTCGAGGACCAACCAGACCTCCTTGGGTTCGTCGGGGTCGGCTTTGGCGATCACCCGCTTGACCTTTTTAAGCTCTTCCATGAGGTTGTGCTTGGTGTGGAGGCGGCCAGCGGTGTCGACGAACAGGAGGTCGTAGCCGCGGGCGCGGCGCTGCTGCGCGGCGTTAAAGGCGACCGCGCCCGGGTCGGAGCCGTCGGGGCCGGTGACGGTGGGGATGCCCAGGCGCTCCCCCCAGACCTCGAGCTGCGCGGTGGCGGCGGCCCGGAAGGTGTCGCCGGCGGCGAACATCACGCGCCGACCGCGCTCGGTGTAGTACTGCCCGAGTTTGGCGATGGTGGTGGTTTTGCCGACGCCGTTGACGCCGACCACCATGACCACGCTGCCTCTCACCTCGACGGTGTGGCGCGTGACGTCGAGGGTAAAACCGACGCGCCGCAGCTTTTGGCGCATCCGGTCGGGCTCGAGCTGATCCAAAAGGGCTTTTTCGAGGGCTTCGCGAAACGAGACGCCCCGTTCGCGCTCGCGTTTGGCCTCCGCGACGACCTCGGCGGCGATCTTAGAACCCGTGTCGGCGCCGATAAGGGCGAACTCGAGGTCGTCCCACGGCATCTCCCAGACCGAGCCGAGGTCGCGCACGTCGGTCGTGAGCACGTCGCGCGTCTTGCCGAGGCCCCGTTTAAGGCGGTCGAACCACGACATTATAGGGGCGCCCCTTCGCGACTTTCATCCGCGCTGTGCGCGTCTTTGGGCGGTTTGACGGGCCTATCGTCGGGGAGCCCTTGGGTCAGCGCGGTCAGGGCGCGCCCGAGGCGCCCGAGGACCCTTTCGCGCCCGAGAAGGCTCACGACTTCGGTCATCCCCGGCGAGTGGGTTGTGCCGGTAAGCGCGGCCCGCAGCGGTTGCAACACCTTGCCCATACCGACGCTCTGCGACTGCACGTAGTCGTGGAGCAGGTCGTCGACCGAGTCCTCGTCGAAGGAGTCGAGGCGGGCAAAGGCGCGCTCGAGGTCTTCAAGGTAGGCTTGGCCGCTCTTGAGCTTTTTCTTCGCCTCGTCGGTGTAGGCGAAGTCCTCGGTGAAGAAGTAGGGGTGCTCGGCAAAGTCGCGCAGCGTCTCGGCGCGCGGCCGGAGCACTTCGAGGACGTCGAGCAGGTAGTCCTCGTCGTTCCACGAGAGGCCCGCTTCCTGCAAAAAGGGTTTAACCCGCCGCGCGAGCTCCTCGAGGGGCAGCTCGCGCAGGTAGCGCGCGTTGTAAAAGCGCAGCCGCTTGGGGTCGAAGATGGAGCCGCCTAGCGACACGCGCTCGAACGAAAAGTGCGCGATCATCTCCTCTAGGGTGAAAAACTCGCGCCCGTCGGGCATGCTCCACCCCATGGTGGCGAGGTAATTTAAAAACGCTTCGGGGAGGATGCCCTGACGGCGGTAGGACTCTAGGTTGGTGTCGTCTTTGCGTTTGCTGAGCTTTTTACCGGCGGCGTTTTTCAAGACCGGCATGTGCACCCACACCGGTTCGGGCCACCCGAACGCCCGGTAGAGCAGCACGTGAATCGGTGCGGTCGGCAGCCACTCCTCACCGCGCACCGCGTGCGTCACCCCCATGAGGTGGTCGTCGACGACCACCGCGAGGTGATAGGTCGGCAGCCCATCGCTCTTTAAGAGCACGGCGTCGGGCACCTCGCGGTTGGGGATACGAACCTCGCCGCGCAAAAGGTCACGCACGACCGTTTCCCCCTCGTCCGGGGTCACGAGGCGCACGGCGAAGGGCTCGCCGGCCGCGGCGCGGCGGTCGGACTCCTCCTTGGAGAGCGCTCGAGCGCGCCCGTCGTAACCGTGGCCGAGGCCCTTGGCCTGCAGCTCGAGGCGGATGGCCTCGAGCTCCTCGGGGGTTTCAAAGGCGCGGTAGGCTTTGCCCTCGGCGAGGAGCTGCTCGGCGTAGCGCGCGTAGAGGGCGCGCCGTTCGGACTGGCGGTAAGGGGCGTTAGGCCCCCCTTTTTCGGGGCTCTCGTCGGGTTCTAGGCCGAGCCAGCGCAGCGCCTCGTAGAGGCGGGCTTCGGCCTCCGGTCGGTAGCGCTTCTGGTCGGTATCCTCGATGCGGAGGATAAAGGTGCCCCCTTGCTGTTTGGCGAACACGTAGTCGAACAGGCTCATGTAGGCCGTGCCGACGTGGGGGTCGCCGGTCGGTGAGGGGGCGATGCGTGTGACAGTCATGGGACCTCCCAAAGTCTCTCTAGTTTAGCCCAGACCCTTAGAAGCCGCCGTTATGCGTAAGGGAAGGTGTGGCTTGTGACCCGTGGCGTCTAGAGGTGTTTTACGAGCCCCAAGCTAGGTTCTGTTGACGTTTCACCGTAGCCAGATGAGGGTAGAGGCAAAATGGAGGAAACTGAGGTAATTGCGAGCGAGCTTGTCGAAGCGCGAGAAGCAACGTCTGTAGTGTTTCAGCTTGCCAATGAAACATTCGATGAGGTGGCGTTCTTTGTAAAGCTCCGGGTCATACGCGCTGGGGTCTTTGCGATTTGACCTGGGTGGAATAACCGCTTGTGCTCCGTTCTCGGCGATAGTGGTGCGGATGTGTTCGGCGTCGTAGCCTCTGTCGCCAAGAACGAAGTCGGCTTCGTACCCCGTCAGCAAGGCCTCAGCGTGAGGTGCCTCGTGCGCTTGACCTGCCGTGAGCAAGAGACGCAAAGGATTGCCCAAAGCATCGACGGTTACGTGAATCTTGCTGCTGAACCCACCTCTGCTGTAACCGAGGGCTTGCGCTTCTTGCCCCCTTTTACTTTGGGTGCGCCCGCAGCACAAGCATGTGCGCGAATCACTGAGCTGTCAATCATTACGCTTTCCATATCGGGGTCGGCGGCAAAATGCTCGAACATCTCATGCCAGACTCCCCGCTCGCTCCAGCGGTCAAAGCGTTTGTAGACGCTGTTCCAACTGCCATACTTCTCTGGCAACAAGCGCCACTGTGCGCCGCTGCGGTCCATCCACATCACAGCCTCGATAAAGCGTTTGCACTTACGCGCTTTGCCCACATGTACCCGAGGGTGCTCGCGTAGAAACTTGAGGATTTTTCGCCACTGGTCTTGCCTGAGTTCTACCGTGCTCATACCTATTTCTAGCATCTACGCTCGTTAAAGTGTCAACAGAACCTAGGCGCCACGACCAGCTACCGCGGCGGCCCGGCGTCGACGAGCACGTCGAGGGGCTCGAGCCCGCCAAAGAGCACGAACGCGAGCACGGTAGCGCCCAGAGCGACGCGGTAGAGCACGAAAGGCAAGTAGGAGTGCGTGCTGACAAAACGCAGCAGCCAGGCGATCGAGGCGTAGCCGGTGACAAACGCGAGAAGGGTGGCGAGCAGCGTCGGTGCGAGCCCCGCGCCCCCTTCGGCGAGCGCGTCGGGGAGCTTGTAGAGCCCGGAGGTGACGACCGCCGGGATGGCGAGCAAAAAGGCGTAGCGGGCCGCGGTGGCGCGTTCGTAGCCGAGCGCGAGCCCCGCGCTAATCGTCGCCCCCGAGCGCGACACCCCCGGCACGAGCGCCAGCGCTTGCGCCAAGCCGTAGAGGAGCGCGTCGCGTACGGTGAGCTCCTCCAAACGCTTGTGGTGGCGCCCCGTGCGGTCGGCGATAAAAAGAACGACCCCGAGGCCGATGAGCGTCCCCGCGATAAGCCGCAGGTCGCGCGCCACGGTGTCGATCTGCGCCTCGAACAGCAGCCCCAGGACGCCTATGGGGAGCGTACCGACGAGGATGTACCAACCCATCCGGGCGTCTAGGCTTTGGCGGAGCGCGGGGCGAAAGAGCGAGCGCAACCACATAAGGCCGATGCGCAGCAGGTCGCGCCAGAAAAAGAGGATCACGGCCGCTTCGGTGCCGATTTGCGAAACGGCGGTAAACGCCGCACCCGGGTCCTTCCAACCGAAGAGCGCGGGGAAGATGCGCAGGTGCGCGGAGCTAGAGATCGGTAGAAACTCGGTGAGACCCTGCAAAACACCTAAAACAGCAGCCTGAAAGAGATCCATGGGGCGTCCTAAGGGGCGCGGCCCGCGAGCGCGATGTCGGCGGACGACCCGCCACGAGCGCCACCGGCCGAAGAGGGGTTGCACTTGCTACCGGTACCACCGTTGACTCTGAAGGTGGGTGCAGGGCGACGCCGTTTCGCGGGAGGGCGTCGCCAACCAGGTGCTACCCGCCAAAAAAAGAGGCTGAGCCGAAACCCAACCTCTGCGCGTCGTCTGCCGAGGGCGTTAGCGCTTGCTGTACTGCGGCGCGCGGCGCGCTTTGCGCAGGCCGTACTTTTTGCGTTCGACCTCGCGGGCGTCGCGCGTGAGGTAACCGCCGGGTTTGAGGCGCGCGCGAAACTCGGGGTTAGCGGCAACCAGCGCGCGGGCGACGCCGAGCTTGATGGCGTCGGCTTGACCGCTCGGACCGCCGCCCTTGACCGTGATCAGGGCGTCGTAGCGGCCGGCGGTGCCGGTCACTTTAAGGGGCTCGAGGGCTTGCACGCCGACCAAGATGCCGCGGAAGTAGTCCTGGAACTCCTTGCCGTTAACCACGATGCGGCCCGCACCGGGGCGCAAAAACACCCGCGCGACGGCGGCCTTGCGGCGTCCCGTACCGTAATACTGTTCCATTAAAGGCTCATCTCCTTGGGTTGCTGCGCGCTGTGGGGGTGCGTGGGACCGCTATAGACTTTGAGGCGGCGGATCATCCGGCGGCCCAGGCGGTTTTTCGGCAGCATCCCCCAGACGGCGTGCTCGAGGACGCGCTCGGGGTGTTTGGCGAGCGCCGCGCGGGCCGTGGTCTTTTTGAGGCCCCCTTGGTAGCCGCTGTAGCGGGTGTAGACCTTTTGGTCGAGCTTGTTACCCGTAAAGACCACCTTGTCGGCGTTGACGACGACGACGAAGTCGCCGCAGAGCTGGTTTGGGGTAAAGTCAGGTTTATGCTTGCCGCGCAGCACGCTAGCGATCTTCGTCGCTAGCCGCCCGACCGTCTGCCCTTCGGCGTCGACGAGCACCCAACCGTTTTGGGCGGTTTTGGGAAAGTACGTTTTCACGTTCACATCCTCTTTTGATTTGTCTTCAGGGCGCTTGGTGACGACCGGGAGAGTCGGGGCCAGCCGTTCACAAGACCAAAGGCCACTCTAGCATAGGTACGTGCGCGCCGTAAAGCCGCCCCAAAACGGCACGAGGCGCGAACGCCGCTCACAAATCTCGGGAGCGCGGTCGCCAAACCCGCCTTGCGAGGGCGCAGCCGGTCAGATGCGGCTAGCGGTCACCGCGCAGCCGCGTGGGTTTTGCGGGCCGAGCGAGCCGAAGCGCCCTCGATCGCGCTCTGGCTGACCCTAGCTGGCACACAGCGCTCGTGGGGTGCGGCGTGCTCGCGGCGCCGCAGCTCCTTGGGTGCTCGTGGTGCCTGCTGCTACGTGGTGCCCCACGAGCTGCGAGGGGGTAAACTAAAGAGGCGGGTAAAGTAAAGCTTTACATAGCTCGCCCAGCCGCCCCCTGCTAGGCTAGCGCCACGCCTCGGGGGGCACCGGGACGCTCTTGCCGGACGCTACGCCTCGTTTAAAGGTGCTGGGGGGAGGCGGAGCGCGGCGCCCTCTAATGGGGCGCAGCCAATCTTGCGGTAAAGGAGTGAGTCATGGAGGCGCCGGGGCCTCGACAGATGCACGCTATAAGCCGACGGGGGCGAAGCCGAAGTGTGGGGCGCCGACCCGTGTGGGGTGGGCAGACGGGTCGGTCGGTTGCGCCTGGAGCCGCGCGTCGCGGCTGCGCTCGCTCCCGAGCGGCGCCAAGGGCGCTGTGAAACTCTTTTTCGTCCGTCACGGCGAGACCGATTGGGCGAGCCTCGAGGCCCGCGGGGTGCGCGGTTGGGCGCGCTCGTTCGCGCCGCTTACCGCGCGCGGCAGGTTGCAGATAGACGTCATCGCGAGCGACTACCGCCTGCAGGAGGCCGAGGCGATCTTGACGTCGTCGTACGCGCGGGCGCTCGAGTCCGCCGCGCGGCTTTCACGCGCGCTCGACAAACCGCTTCACGTCGAGTACGACCTGCACGAATGGCTCCCGCAGAAGGACTCCTTGGGCGAGATGGACGACGAGATCATCCGTCACGCCAACGAGCAGCTCAGCTACTACACGGGTTTTATCCCCTTTCCCGACCGGCGCGTCTGCGCCGACCCGCACCGCCCGGCGGCTCTAGAGCGCCGCGTCCCGGTCGCCGAGCGCAGAGCGCCGCCGCCCGAAGCGCGCAGTTGGGAGAGCGTCGAAGAGGTGCGCGAGCGGGTCTTCGGGGTGTTGCGCCGTTACAGCCACCTAGAGACCCTGATCGTGGTGTCGCACGCGGTGGTCATTACCAGCATGCTCGGCGTGCAGCGCTCGGTCGACCACGCCGAGATCGTCCCGATGGAGTTCGACCTTAAGCAGCTGGGGCTGAGCGCAGCGGCCGCAAAGGTGCCCACGTAGCCACGTAGGCCGCCCCGAGCTCGGCTAGGCAGGGGGGGGTCGCGGGTGTAGAGTGGCGTCGTGAACGCCCTGGTCCTCACCGGTCCTACCGTGCGGCTCGAGCCGCTCGCCCGGGAGCACGTAGCGCCCCTGATGGCGATCGCCAAAGCCCACGCCGAACACTACCGCTACACCTCGACGCCGACGACCGACGCGGAGGCAGAGGCCTACTTCGAGCGCGCCTTTCGCGAACGCGAGGCGGGTCGGGCCTACCCCTTCGCCCTCGTGCGCGAAGGCCAGGTCGTCGGGACGAGCCGCCTCGCCGAGGTGCGTTTGGACCACCGCAACTGCGAGCTCGGGTATACCTGGCTCGCGCCCGAGGTCCAGGGGACCGGGGTCAACCCCGAGAGCAAGTACCTGCTCCTTCGCTTCGCCTTCGAGACCCTCGAGCTGCTGCGCGTCTACTTCTACACGGACACGCGCAACGTGCGTTCGCAGCGCGCGCTGGAACGCCTGGGCGCCGTCTACGAGGGCACGCTGCGCGCCGAGCGGATCATGCGCGACGGCTACCTGCGCGACACCAAGGTGTACGCGATCTTGCAGCGCGAGTGGCCGGGGGTGAAAGCGACGTTAGAGGCGCGCTTGGGGCCCTTCTAGGCTGCGCCACATCGCAACCGCCGCAGCGGCTAGCGGACGCCGTGCAGGATCTCCTCCAAGCCGTCGGGGTCTTTGATGAGCACCTCTTTGGGGCGCGTGCTGATGACCCCCTCCTCCTCGAGCGCTTTAAGCGCGCGCGTCACGGTTTCGCGGCTCGTCCCCGCGAGGCTCGCGAGCTCCTGGTGGGTCAGGCGTAAAAGGGCGTGGCCCGTCTCGCCAAAGTCGATGTGCCCCCCCCAGTAGAGGCGCAAGATGACGTAGGCGACTCGCCCCTGGGCGTCTTTGTAGGAGAGCACCTGCGCCTCGTCGCCCATCCCCCGAAGGCGTTGCGACAGGGTGTTGGCGACGTTGAGGCTGATGCTCGGGTACTCCCTTAGGAGCCGTTCGAAGTCGTCTTTAAAGAGCAAGTAGACGTGCGTCTCGCGCAAGCACACCGCCGTCGCGCTCCGCCCCCCCTCCCCCAAAAGGGCCATCTCGCCGAAGAACTCGGGGGGTTTAAGGATGGCGAGCGTTTTTTCGTGGCCCTCGAGGTCGATCTTAAAGAGCTTGACGGTGCCTTTGTGGAGGATGTAGAGCACCTCGCCGCGGTCGCCCTCGCGAAAGAGCACGGTGTCGGCGTCGAAGGTGCGGGGTTGCACGGCTTCGGAGACGATCTCGAGGGCGCGCGCGGGGGCCTTGTGAAAGAGCGGAACCTGCGCGAGGAAGGTGGGGTCAGCAGTGCGCATCGTGAGACCTCAACCGGTGACGTGTCGGTGGACGCGCGGGGCGCCCGGAGAGGGGGTCCCGAAAAGGGGAGCAGGGCGGGTCATTGCTGAAAGCCTACCATAGCGTGTGAAAAAAGATACCTTTTCGGAGCGCGGTATAGTGCGGAGCGTGAACCCACCCGCCCCGACGTACGAACCTGCGCAGGTGAGGGCGCTCGCGTGTCGCCAGCTGACCCGCACCTTCCCCACGCCGGGGGGCCCCTTACACGTCTTGCGGGGGGTCGACCTAGAGGTCGCGCCGGCGCAGATCGTCGCCATCTTGGGGCCTTCGGGCTCGGGTAAGAGCACCTTGCTGCACCTTTTGGGTGGCCTCGACCGGCCGAGCAGCGGGGTGGTGCTGTGGGGCGCGCGCGAGGTGCAGGGGTTGCCGCAGGGGGTGCTCGCGCGCGAGCGCGCCCGGACGCTCGGGCTCGTCTTTCAGCATCACTACCTGCTAGAGGACTTGACGGTGCTTGAAAACGTGACCCTGTCGGGACGCTTGCGAGGGCGCGTCGACGAGGCGCGCGGCCGCGACCTCCTGGCGCGCACGGGGCTATTAGAGCGCGCTTCGTTCCTGCCGCGGCGCCTCTCCGGCGGGGAGCGCCAGCGCGCCGCCGTCGCGCGCGCCCTCTACAACCGTCCGCGCGTCGTGCTCGCCGATGAACCGACCGGCAGCTTGGACCGCGTCAGCGCCAGAAGCGTCTACGAACTCCTCGCGCAGCTCGCCCAAGAGGAGGGGAGCGCCGTGGTGATGGTGACGCACGACGAGGGGCTCGTCGAACGGGTCGACGCCCGCTTTCGCCTGCAAGACGGGGTGCTCGTCCCCGCTTAGGGGCGCCCCAAGCCGCGCGGCGGTCTCCGCGAGCGGCCCCTGACGCCGCGGTTCGCCGCGCGGCGTGTGCTAGACTCGGTGAGCATTGGACTGCGGACGTGTGGCGCTTGGGGGTGCGGCTACCGCACCACCCCGGGGGTGGTGCGGGACCGGTAGGCGGGGGTGGGGGCCACGCGGCGCGTCGACCAGTGCAACATCCTGGAGGTCAAGGTGAAACGAGTTGTGGCGGCGTTGACGGCGTTGTTGGCGCTCGGGTCGGGGAGCGCGCAGACCCTCGTTTTCGGTCAGAGCGGCCTGCCGGTCAGCATGAACGCGGCGACCGACGGAAACTCGCTGACGGTGATGTACCAGGTGCTCGAAAACCTCGTCTTCGTCGAACCGGGGGGTACCGAGCTGATGCCGGGGCTGGCGACCGCGTGGGAGAGCAACGACGAGGGGACGGTCTGGACCTTTACCCTGCGCGAAGGGGTGACCTTCCACGACGGCACCCCCTTTAACGCCGAGGCGGCGAAATTTAACTTCGACCGCTGGAACGACCCCGAGTTCGAGTTCGGTTTCCGCGACGAAGGGGCCACCTACGAAGCGTGGGGGTACGTCTTCGGGGGCTTTTTGGGGGATGAAGCGGCCGTGCTGAGCGAGGCCAACGTCATAGGTGAGTACACCCTCGAGCTCGTGCTCACGCGCCCCATGGGCTTTCTGCCGGCGGCGCTCTCGTCGTCGTACTTCGGGATGCATAGCCCGGCGGCGATCAGGGAGGCGGGCGCCGACTACGGCACGCCGACCGTCGGCGCGGTGGGCACCGGCCCGTTCCGCTTCGTCGAGTGGGTCGACGGCTCTCAGGTCACCCTAGAGCGCTTCGAGGACTACTGGGGCGACGCGGCGGGCGTCGAACGCCTCGTGTTTCGCGGTATCGAGGACCCGACCGCGCGCTTGGCCGAGCTGCAAGCGGGGAGCATCGACATCGCCGTCAACCTCTCGCCGGACGACCGCGCGACGGTCGAAAACGACCCCAACCTCGAGGTCGTGACCGCTGAGAGCAACCTCAACGTCGGCTACCTGGCGATGCACCAGGCCAACGAACCGTTTGACGACCCCTTGGTGCGCCAAGCGGTCGCCCACGCGATCGACTGGAACGAGATCGTGGCGGCCTTTTTCGGCGAGGATGCGGTCGTCGCCACGCAGTTCGTGCCGCCCGGCCTCATCGGCCGCGACGAGAGCCTCGAGCCCTACGCTTATGACCCCGAACGCGCCCGCGAGCTGCTCGCCGAGGCGGGCTACGAGGGCGGCTTCGCGACCGAGCTCTGGTACATGCCGGTGTCGCGCCCCTACTTCCCGGCGCCCGAACCCATCGCCGCGGCGATGGCCTCGTACCTCGCGGACGTCGGGATTCAGGCGAGCTTGATGACGCAGGACTGGGGGACCTACCTCGACAGCTACCAGACCGGGGCGTTCCCCATGTACATGCTCGGTTGGAGCGCCGACTTCGCCGACCCCGACAACTTCCTCTACACCTTCTTTAGCGCCGCGCAGCAGCAGAGCGACCTGGGTTGGAACGACCCCGAGGTCGCGCAGATGCTCGAAGAGGCGCGCCAAGAGCCCGACGAGGAGGTGCGCGCGCAGCTCTACGCGGAGGTCAACCGCCGCGTCCACGAAGCCGTGCCCTCGATTCCGGTCGCGCACAACCCGGTCCTTAACGCCGTTCGCGCGGGCGTCGAGGGCTTTATGCCGAGCCCTTTGGGGAGCACAGTACCCTTTAGCACGGTGACCAAGGACTAACGTGTGAGGGTGGGCACGCCCACCCTCTAGCTTTCGCAGCCTTGTATCGTCTCGCTTCGAGGAGCTTTCGTGACGCGGTATCTTGTTCGGCGCATCTTGGGGCTTATCCCCGTGCTCGTCGGTGTCAGCTTGCTCGTGTTTACGCTGACGCGCATCGTCCCCGCCGACCCCGCACTCCTGATCCTGGGCGAGCGCGCTTCGCCCGAGGCTCGAGCGCGGCTTCAAGAGCAGCTCGGCCTTAACCGCCCGCTCTTTTTCAACCTGCAAAGGGCCCGCGAGACGGGGAACCCGGCGGCGCTCTTGGATTCCCAATATTTCGCCTTTGTCGGCGGCGCCCTCACGGGCGACTTGGGCCGCTCGTACTTTACCCGCATCGACGTGCGCGCGGGGCTCGCGCAGCGCTTTCCGGCGACCTTTGAGCTGGCGGTGGCCGCGATGCTCTTCGCGCTTTTCGTCGGTATCCCGGCGGGGGTCCTAGCGGCGCTTCACCGCGGCCGCGTGCTCGACACGGCGCTGATGCTTGGGGCGCTTTCCGGGGTGTCGTTCCCCGTCTTTTGGCTGGCGATCATCCTTATCTACGTCTTCGCTGTCAACCTAGGGTGGTTTCCGCCCTCGGGGCGCCTGGACGTCTCGCTGAGCCTGCGGCCGATCACCGGCCTGTTCGTCCTCGACGGGTTGTTGCG
This window contains:
- a CDS encoding ABC transporter permease, producing the protein MTRYLVRRILGLIPVLVGVSLLVFTLTRIVPADPALLILGERASPEARARLQEQLGLNRPLFFNLQRARETGNPAALLDSQYFAFVGGALTGDLGRSYFTRIDVRAGLAQRFPATFELAVAAMLFALFVGIPAGVLAALHRGRVLDTALMLGALSGVSFPVFWLAIILIYVFAVNLGWFPPSGRLDVSLSLRPITGLFVLDGLLRGRPDIAWDALRHLVLPGIALGTIPLAIVVRMTRSAMLEVLGQDYVRTARAKGLQPRLVVNKHALRNALLPVVTVVGLSFGSLLSGAILTETVFSWPGIGRWIYDAIAARDYPIIQGGVIFVAFVFVVVNLLVDLSYALIDPRIQYA
- a CDS encoding ABC transporter substrate-binding protein, with product MKRVVAALTALLALGSGSAQTLVFGQSGLPVSMNAATDGNSLTVMYQVLENLVFVEPGGTELMPGLATAWESNDEGTVWTFTLREGVTFHDGTPFNAEAAKFNFDRWNDPEFEFGFRDEGATYEAWGYVFGGFLGDEAAVLSEANVIGEYTLELVLTRPMGFLPAALSSSYFGMHSPAAIREAGADYGTPTVGAVGTGPFRFVEWVDGSQVTLERFEDYWGDAAGVERLVFRGIEDPTARLAELQAGSIDIAVNLSPDDRATVENDPNLEVVTAESNLNVGYLAMHQANEPFDDPLVRQAVAHAIDWNEIVAAFFGEDAVVATQFVPPGLIGRDESLEPYAYDPERARELLAEAGYEGGFATELWYMPVSRPYFPAPEPIAAAMASYLADVGIQASLMTQDWGTYLDSYQTGAFPMYMLGWSADFADPDNFLYTFFSAAQQQSDLGWNDPEVAQMLEEARQEPDEEVRAQLYAEVNRRVHEAVPSIPVAHNPVLNAVRAGVEGFMPSPLGSTVPFSTVTKD